TTCCCATCTTACATGGACCTAACGGCGAAGATGGCACCATTCAGGGATTGCTGACCCTGATGCAAAAACCTTTTGTCGGTAGCGGTGTATTGGGATCGGCGGTGGGCATGGACAAAATTGCCATGAAACAGGCTTTTGCCGCCGCTGGTTTGCCCCAAGTCAGCTACGAACTGGCAACCCGTGCCGAAATTTGGTCGAATCCTTGTGTTTTTCCCAAACTGTGCGATCGCATTGAAGCCAATATCCCCTATCCCATGTTTGTTAAACCAGCCAACTTGGGTTCTTCAGTGGGGATTTCCAAAGCGCGATCGCGGGATGAATTAGAAAAAGCTTTGGATAGTGCCGCCAGTTACGACCGCCGCGTTGTCGTGGAAGCCGGGATTGATGCTAGAGAAGTAGAATGTGCCGTTTTGGGCAACGACCATCCCCAAGCTTCCGTAATTGGAGAAATTACTTATCAGGGAGAATTTTACGATTACGAAACCAAGTATACCGCCGGTGAAGCGGAACTGCACATCCCCGCTGACATTCCCGATGGCATGGCCCGTCAAATGCAAGAGTTCGCGATCGCTGCCTTTCAAGCCGTTGATGCCGCCGGATTGGCAAGGGTAGACTTTTTCTACCACAGCGAAACCGACACCATTTGGATTAACGAAATCAACACCCTACCCGGTTTTACTCAACTCAGCATGTACCCCCAGTTGTGGCAAGCCTCCGGACTTTCCTTTCCCCAACTGGTTGATAAGCTAATTCAACTGGCTTGTCAAAGAGATGCCGAAAGCACCTAAAATTGCATCCAATAGCAGCAAAAACCAACAAAAGCGGTGGCACTGTTGTTTTCTTCTCAGAATACCACCACCGTGGCGGTGGCTACTACTGCTGTTTGGTCTTTGTCTGGTCGCCATTTTGGTGACGGGACTCGCCTTTTGGTTGCTTACCAACCCCCATATGTTTCCCACCACCCCCCCCTATCGAAGTGAAGACAAAAAAGTCCCCGGCAAACTATCGGGATGGATGTTTGTCGCGATCGCATTCAGCTGCGGTTTGGCAACTTGGGCAATTTTACACTGGCTGGAACGTAGCGACAAATCAAAAAACAAAAAATGATTTAAGTATCTTTTGAAACCAGCTGCTGCCAATCCTTTTCCAAAACCTGAAACCACTTCGCCGCCAGCTTTACCTCCGTAAACGGAATTTCCACCGTACGATTATCCTCCAACGAAAACGCCAACGCTGCCTTGCGTCCTTTCCCAGGGGGTTTTTCCGCAGAAACCGATTTTCCATCCACCAACAACTGCATAGAACGTACCTGGGTCAAATCCAAACTTTGCAAACCC
The DNA window shown above is from Geitlerinema sp. PCC 9228 and carries:
- a CDS encoding D-alanine--D-alanine ligase family protein, whose translation is MDKMQVGLLFGGRSGEHEVSVRSAEAIANALKQEGNPNKYEVVPIYIQKDGTWQSDDLAASILAGETEIPATETTANEPEKLWQFPDAAASVDVWFPILHGPNGEDGTIQGLLTLMQKPFVGSGVLGSAVGMDKIAMKQAFAAAGLPQVSYELATRAEIWSNPCVFPKLCDRIEANIPYPMFVKPANLGSSVGISKARSRDELEKALDSAASYDRRVVVEAGIDAREVECAVLGNDHPQASVIGEITYQGEFYDYETKYTAGEAELHIPADIPDGMARQMQEFAIAAFQAVDAAGLARVDFFYHSETDTIWINEINTLPGFTQLSMYPQLWQASGLSFPQLVDKLIQLACQRDAEST